A stretch of the Malus sylvestris chromosome 10, drMalSylv7.2, whole genome shotgun sequence genome encodes the following:
- the LOC126587373 gene encoding putative polyol transporter 1, whose translation MEMADQRAENNVVSGQPQNSIADFDPPKKPKTKKFAVACAVLASMTSILLGYDIGVMSGASLFIKENLNISDVQVEVLNGTLNIYSLIGSALAGKTSDWIGRRYTIVLAGTIFFIGALLMGFAPNYAFLMFGRFIAGIGVGYALMIAPVYTAEISPASFRGFLTSFPEVFVNVGILLGYVSNFALAKLPIHLNWRIMLGIGAIPSIFLALGVLAMPESPRWLVMQGRLGDAKRVLNKTSSSEEESQLRLDEIKEAAGIPKDSKDEVVQVSKRSQGEGIWKELLLRPTPAVRHILIAALGIHFFQQVSGTDSVVLYSPRIFEKAGITSYNDKLLATVAVGFVKTIAILVATFQVDRFGRRILLLSSVGGMVVSFTLLGIGLTVVDQSHSKVPWAVGLCIAMVLFIVAFFSIGLGPITWVYSSEIFPLQLRAQGCSMGVAVNRMTSGVISMTFISLYKAITIGGAFFLYAGIAALSWVFFYTLYPETQGRSLEDMEVLFGKYHKWKEANAMLKKTKQADHGFGDDNKAQIH comes from the exons ATGGAGATGGCTGACCAGAGGGCAGAAAATAACGTCGTCTCCGGCCAACCCCAGAATAGTATTGCAGACTTTGATCCCCCAAAGAAACCCAAGACAAAGAAGTTCGCTGTTGCCTGTGCTGTTTTGGCTTCAATGACGTCTATCTTACTGGGTTATG aTATTGGTGTAATGAGTGGAGCGTCTCTCTTCATCAAAGAAAACCTCAATATCAGCGACGTTCAAGTCGAAGTTCTTAACGGTACCTTGAACATATACTCTCTCATTGGCTCCGCCTTGGCCGGTAAAACCTCTGACTGGATTGGACGCCGGTACACCATAGTACTTGCCGGAACAATCTTCTTTATTGGAGCTCTCCTCATGGGTTTTGCCCCGAACTACGCCTTCCTCATGTTCGGTAGATTCATTGCCGGAATTGGAGTTGGCTATGCTCTTATGATAGCTCCTGTCTACACGGCCGAGATCTCTCCGGCCTCATTTCGTGGCTTCCTCACATCTTTCCCCGAG GTGTTTGTTAACGTTGGTATATTGCTGGGGTACGTATCCAACTTTGCCTTAGCCAAGCTCCCAATCCACTTGAACTGGAGGATCATGCTCGGCATCGGTGCAATTCCCTCAATTTTTCTTGCCCTCGGCGTTTTAGCCATGCCCGAGTCACCACGTTGGCTTGTCATGCAAGGGAGACTTGGAGACGCCAAGCGAGTACTAAATAAAACATCATCTTCTGAAGAGGAATCGCAGCTCAGACTAGACGAGATTAAAGAAGCTGCAGGAATCCCCAAAGACTCAAAGGATGAGGTCGTTCAGGTTTCTAAACGCAGCCAAGGTGAAGGTATATGGAAGGAATTACTCCTCCGCCCCACGCCGGCCGTTCGCCACATTTTAATAGCAGCCCTTGGTATCCACTTCTTTCAACAAGTGTCGGGCACAGACTCTGTGGTTTTGTACAGCCCCAGGATCTTCGAGAAGGCGGGAATCACTTCTTACAATGACAAGCTACTTGCAACCGTGGCTGTTGGATTTGTCAAGACCATTGCAATCTTGGTGGCAACATTTCAAGTTGATCGGTTTGGACGTCGTATTTTGCTTTTGAGCAGCGTGGGTGGAATGGTAGTTTCTTTTACGCTGCTTGGTATAGGTCTTACGGTCGTTGATCAATCCCACAGCAAGGTCCCGTGGGCCGTCGGGTTGTGCATCGCCATGGTACTATTCATCGTCGCTTTTTTCTCCATCGGGTTGGGACCCATCACATGGGTTTACAGCTCTGAGATCTTTCCGTTGCAGTTGCGTGCGCAAGGGTGCAGTATGGGGGTGGCCGTAAACAGGATGACGAGCGGGGTCATCTCGATGACTTTTATTTCATTGTATAAGGCCATCACGATTGGTGGGGCCTTCTTTCTTTACGCAGGAATTGCTGCGCTTAGCTGGGTCTTCTTTTATACATTGTATCCAGAGACGCAAGGTCGATCTCTTGAAGATATGGAGGTCTTGTTTGGTAAATACCACAAGTGGAAAGAAGCCAATGCCATGCTTAAAAAGACTAAGCAAGCTGATCATGGTTTTGGTGACGACAACAAGGCTCAAATCCATTAG